From one uncultured Erythrobacter sp. genomic stretch:
- the dapE gene encoding succinyl-diaminopimelate desuccinylase, with amino-acid sequence MLDVADLAKRLIAAPSVTPATGAVFDELEAMLTPLGFAVHRFVRGDGPVGSDEAPVENLFALRAGPEGSRHIAFAGHLDVVPPGEGWASDPFVPVERGELLHGRGAVDMKGAIAAMVAAVAEVPAEAGTISFIITGDEEGPALHGTRALIDYMQAEGIQPDLCLVGEPTSVNRLGDMVKIGRRGSVNIFIDVDGTQGHVAYPHLADNPLPKLVAILSELDSLTLDTGTKWFQPSNLEITEITAPNRAHNVIPAAGAARISIRFNDLHTGHSLSERVMAIAERHGGRARPVISGEPFLTEPGTFSKLVSTAVEAETGIAPELSTTGGTSDARFLRSVCPVIEFGLCNATMHKRDEAVAIPDLAALARIYTRIAKAALALAETEN; translated from the coding sequence ATGCTTGACGTAGCCGACCTTGCCAAGCGCCTGATCGCCGCGCCCTCCGTGACGCCCGCGACCGGCGCGGTGTTCGATGAACTGGAAGCGATGCTTACGCCCTTGGGGTTCGCCGTCCATCGCTTTGTGCGGGGTGATGGGCCGGTGGGGAGCGATGAGGCTCCGGTCGAGAATCTTTTCGCGCTACGGGCCGGGCCGGAGGGTTCGCGCCATATCGCCTTTGCCGGACATCTGGATGTCGTGCCGCCGGGCGAAGGCTGGGCGTCCGATCCCTTCGTGCCGGTCGAACGCGGCGAATTGCTCCACGGGCGCGGCGCGGTCGACATGAAGGGCGCTATCGCCGCGATGGTCGCCGCGGTTGCCGAGGTGCCGGCTGAAGCTGGCACGATCAGCTTCATCATCACCGGTGACGAAGAAGGCCCCGCGCTTCACGGCACCCGCGCGCTGATCGATTACATGCAGGCCGAGGGCATTCAGCCCGATCTCTGCCTTGTCGGCGAGCCCACCAGCGTCAACCGTCTGGGCGATATGGTGAAGATCGGGCGGCGCGGTTCAGTCAACATCTTCATCGATGTCGATGGCACGCAGGGTCATGTCGCCTATCCGCATCTGGCCGATAACCCGCTGCCCAAGCTGGTGGCGATCCTGTCCGAACTGGACTCGCTGACGCTGGATACCGGGACCAAGTGGTTCCAGCCGAGCAACCTTGAGATCACCGAAATCACTGCCCCCAACCGCGCGCATAATGTCATTCCGGCAGCGGGCGCCGCGCGCATATCGATCCGCTTCAACGACCTGCACACCGGCCACAGCCTGTCCGAGCGGGTCATGGCCATCGCCGAAAGGCACGGCGGGCGCGCGCGGCCGGTCATCTCCGGCGAGCCATTCCTGACCGAGCCGGGGACGTTCTCGAAGCTGGTGAGCACGGCGGTCGAGGCCGAAACCGGCATCGCTCCCGAACTCAGCACCACCGGCGGCACATCCGATGCGCGGTTCCTGCGCAGCGTTTGCCCGGTGATCGAATTCGGCCTGTGCAACGCGACGATGCACAAGCGTGACGAGGCGGTGGCGATCCCCGATCTGGCGGCGCTGGCGCGCATCTATACCCGGATTGCGAAGGCCGCATTGGCGCTCGCCGAGACAGAAAACTAG
- a CDS encoding VOC family protein, with product MQQQVSVITLGVGDLGRSRRFYTEGFGWTPVFENEEIIFYQMNGFVLGTWLADKLDDDMQRQSMGGTASLALAHNVSDESEVQPLIDQLVAVGGTLLRRGDAPPHGGFRGYVSDPDGNSWEIAWNPAWMIDPKGYVTFGV from the coding sequence ATGCAGCAACAGGTATCGGTCATCACCCTTGGCGTGGGCGATCTCGGACGCTCTCGCAGATTTTACACGGAAGGCTTCGGCTGGACGCCAGTGTTCGAGAACGAAGAAATCATCTTCTATCAGATGAACGGTTTCGTCCTTGGGACCTGGTTGGCCGACAAACTGGATGACGACATGCAGCGACAGAGCATGGGCGGCACAGCCTCCTTAGCGCTGGCGCACAACGTGTCCGATGAAAGCGAGGTTCAGCCGCTGATTGATCAGCTGGTGGCCGTTGGCGGCACATTGCTTCGCAGGGGCGATGCCCCTCCTCATGGTGGGTTTCGCGGCTATGTAAGCGACCCCGACGGTAATAGCTGGGAGATTGCCTGGAACCCGGCATGGATGATTGACCCTAAAGGTTACGTCACTTTCGGGGTCTGA
- a CDS encoding VOC family protein: MTLPPFHLAFPVDDLAAAREFYGGVMGCAEGRSSEEWIDFDFHGHQIVAHLAPGQAGDRASNHVDGHGVPVPHFGLVMAMEQWEALAERLRAGGADFVIEPTIRFKGQPGEQATMFLRDPSGNALEFKAFKDMGKLFAR, translated from the coding sequence ATGACCCTGCCCCCGTTCCACCTCGCCTTCCCGGTCGATGATCTTGCCGCCGCCCGCGAATTCTATGGCGGAGTGATGGGCTGCGCTGAGGGCCGGTCGAGCGAGGAATGGATCGATTTCGACTTCCACGGCCACCAGATCGTCGCCCACCTCGCACCGGGACAGGCAGGTGACCGCGCCAGCAACCATGTCGACGGCCACGGCGTGCCGGTGCCGCATTTCGGGCTGGTGATGGCGATGGAGCAATGGGAGGCCCTGGCCGAGCGGCTGCGCGCAGGCGGCGCGGATTTCGTGATCGAACCCACCATCCGCTTCAAAGGCCAGCCGGGGGAGCAGGCGACGATGTTCCTGCGCGATCCGTCAGGCAATGCGCTGGAGTTCAAGGCGTTCAAGGATATGGGCAAGCTTTTTGCCAGGTGA
- the yidC gene encoding membrane protein insertase YidC, which translates to MDNRNLLLAVVLSGLLILGWDVGMRYFYPEAALSAQVDPAKPAPTAAAAAQTSTVAGAGSLGGDAAAARKVNLAAALASPNRVAIDTPRLAGSINLVGARIDDIVLKDYRETVKKDSGPVRLFAPEGTPGQYFAEFGFVSGGARQPSNLLWQADGTKLTPTTPVTLTRTDAAGITYRIQFAIDKDYMIAATQSVANAGAAAAVVQPFALIKRTSTNATIDQYVSHSGPVGVFGDTLWDPHSYDELAELGGEKPEGAPDWLGFTDQYWLAALVPGDGKGNVTVDDAGFRSLGSQLFRTDLLYGATTVPAGGSVTQATRLYAGAKDSQILDKYEDGGITYFGKAISWGWFEIVEKPILWLLRTLNGLVGNFGMAIILLTVIIRGLMFPVAQKQFSSMAQMKAVQPRMKDIQERFKDDKPRQQQEIMKLYKDEKVNPLAGCLPLVIQIPIFFALYKVLVLSIEMRHEPFFLWIKDLSAPDPAHILNLFGMLPYEVPMGFLAIGPLAVLLGITMYLTFKLNPAAMDPVQQQLFAIMPWILMFVMAPFAAGLLLYWVTSNVLTLAQQSYLYSKHPQLKAATAAADKKDAG; encoded by the coding sequence TTGGACAATCGCAATCTTCTGCTCGCTGTCGTGCTTTCGGGCCTGCTCATTCTCGGGTGGGACGTGGGGATGCGCTACTTCTATCCCGAGGCGGCGCTTTCGGCTCAGGTCGATCCGGCCAAGCCCGCGCCGACTGCCGCCGCCGCCGCTCAGACGAGCACCGTGGCAGGCGCAGGTAGCCTGGGCGGTGATGCCGCGGCGGCACGCAAGGTCAACCTTGCGGCAGCGCTCGCCAGCCCCAATCGCGTTGCGATCGACACGCCGCGCCTCGCCGGTTCGATCAACCTCGTCGGTGCGCGGATCGATGACATCGTGCTCAAGGATTACCGCGAGACGGTGAAGAAGGATTCCGGCCCGGTCCGCCTGTTCGCGCCCGAAGGCACGCCGGGGCAATATTTCGCCGAGTTCGGCTTTGTGAGCGGCGGCGCGCGTCAGCCGTCGAACCTGCTGTGGCAGGCGGATGGCACCAAGCTGACCCCGACCACGCCGGTCACGCTCACCCGCACGGATGCGGCCGGGATCACCTATCGAATCCAGTTCGCGATCGACAAGGACTACATGATCGCCGCTACCCAGAGCGTGGCCAACGCCGGGGCCGCAGCCGCCGTCGTCCAGCCTTTCGCGCTGATCAAGCGCACCAGCACCAACGCCACCATCGACCAATATGTCTCGCACTCCGGCCCGGTCGGCGTGTTCGGCGATACGTTGTGGGACCCGCATTCCTATGACGAGCTGGCCGAACTGGGCGGCGAAAAGCCCGAAGGCGCGCCCGACTGGCTCGGCTTTACCGATCAGTACTGGCTCGCCGCTCTGGTTCCGGGCGATGGCAAGGGCAATGTCACGGTCGACGATGCAGGCTTCCGCTCGCTCGGCAGCCAGCTATTCCGCACCGATCTGCTCTACGGCGCAACCACGGTGCCCGCAGGCGGCAGCGTGACGCAGGCGACGCGCCTCTATGCGGGGGCGAAGGACAGCCAGATCCTCGACAAGTACGAAGACGGCGGCATCACCTATTTCGGCAAGGCGATCAGCTGGGGCTGGTTCGAGATCGTCGAAAAGCCGATCCTCTGGCTGCTGCGCACGCTCAACGGGTTGGTCGGCAACTTTGGCATGGCGATCATTTTGCTCACCGTCATCATCCGCGGGCTGATGTTCCCGGTGGCGCAGAAGCAGTTCTCCAGCATGGCGCAGATGAAGGCCGTGCAGCCCCGGATGAAAGACATCCAAGAGCGCTTCAAGGACGACAAGCCGCGTCAGCAGCAAGAGATCATGAAGCTCTACAAGGATGAAAAGGTGAACCCGCTGGCCGGGTGTCTGCCGCTTGTCATCCAAATCCCGATCTTCTTTGCGCTCTACAAGGTGCTCGTCCTCTCGATCGAGATGCGGCACGAGCCGTTCTTCCTGTGGATCAAGGATCTGTCCGCGCCCGATCCGGCGCATATCCTCAACCTGTTCGGGATGCTGCCTTACGAAGTCCCGATGGGCTTCCTCGCGATCGGCCCGCTGGCGGTGCTGCTGGGTATCACCATGTACCTCACCTTCAAGCTCAACCCGGCGGCGATGGACCCCGTGCAGCAACAGCTGTTCGCGATCATGCCGTGGATCCTGATGTTCGTGATGGCCCCGTTTGCCGCAGGTCTGCTGCTGTACTGGGTGACCTCAAACGTGCTGACGCTGGCGCAGCAGAGCTACCTCTACTCCAAGCATCCGCAGCTGAAGGCGGCGACCGCGGCGGCGGACAAGAAAGACGCGGGATAG
- the yihA gene encoding ribosome biogenesis GTP-binding protein YihA/YsxC, which translates to MTDEEDYIAREEAASRLFSGPVDFLRSAPQLQFLPDAEVPEIAFCGRSNVGKSSLLNALTGRKAIARASVTPGRTQELNFFDVGRPEEEGALPLFRLVDMPGYGFAKAPVKVVDKWKALVNSYLRGRAVLARTLVLVDSRHGIKEVDRVMMTMLDEAAVGYRVVLTKTDKIKASDLDKVAEATATEIRKHVAAYPELHLTSSEKGMGIAALRAAVVADALGEGWMG; encoded by the coding sequence GTGACCGACGAGGAAGATTACATCGCCCGCGAGGAGGCGGCATCCAGGCTCTTTTCGGGGCCGGTCGATTTCCTGCGCTCTGCGCCGCAGCTGCAATTCCTGCCTGATGCGGAGGTGCCGGAGATTGCATTCTGCGGCCGGTCAAACGTGGGCAAATCCTCACTGCTGAACGCGCTGACCGGGCGTAAGGCCATCGCCCGCGCTTCGGTGACGCCGGGGCGGACGCAGGAATTGAACTTCTTCGATGTCGGCCGCCCGGAGGAAGAGGGCGCGCTGCCGCTATTCCGGCTGGTCGATATGCCCGGCTACGGCTTTGCCAAGGCTCCGGTGAAGGTGGTCGACAAGTGGAAAGCGCTGGTGAACTCCTACCTGCGCGGCCGCGCGGTGCTGGCCCGCACGCTGGTGCTGGTCGACAGCCGCCACGGCATCAAGGAGGTCGACCGCGTGATGATGACAATGCTCGACGAGGCCGCCGTGGGCTACCGCGTGGTCCTCACCAAGACCGACAAGATCAAGGCGAGCGATTTGGACAAGGTCGCCGAAGCGACCGCCACCGAGATCCGCAAGCACGTTGCCGCCTATCCCGAACTGCATCTCACCAGCAGCGAAAAAGGCATGGGCATCGCCGCGCTGAGAGCGGCCGTGGTGGCTGACGCGCTGGGCGAGGGGTGGATGGGGTAG
- a CDS encoding LysE family translocator, with product MIDLAGFALAVLLIELTPGPNMGWLVTLTLAEGRRAGLGAIIGIALGLSANAALSVLAASIILAQGPALATGVSLLAAAMMAWLAWEAWRDAGESSPTATPRHADQRHALAGFAINLLNPKSALFFITVMPQFIPGGQPSFAQGLTMAAISVSIATGIHLALVFGAEQARGVLMAKARAQVVRRVLAIAMLAVAVWFVAKAFA from the coding sequence GTGATCGATCTTGCCGGGTTTGCCCTCGCGGTGTTGCTGATCGAGCTGACCCCCGGCCCCAACATGGGCTGGCTGGTCACGCTGACGCTGGCCGAAGGGCGACGCGCCGGACTTGGCGCGATCATCGGCATTGCGCTGGGCCTCAGCGCCAATGCCGCGCTCAGCGTGCTCGCGGCGAGCATCATCCTTGCCCAAGGCCCGGCGCTAGCAACGGGCGTCTCGCTGCTGGCGGCGGCGATGATGGCGTGGCTGGCGTGGGAGGCTTGGAGGGATGCCGGCGAGAGCTCGCCCACCGCCACCCCGCGCCATGCCGACCAGCGTCATGCGCTGGCGGGCTTTGCGATCAACCTCCTCAACCCCAAGTCGGCGCTGTTCTTCATCACCGTGATGCCGCAGTTCATCCCCGGCGGGCAGCCGAGCTTTGCGCAAGGCCTGACGATGGCGGCGATCAGCGTGAGCATCGCCACCGGCATCCACCTCGCGCTGGTGTTCGGCGCAGAGCAGGCGCGCGGCGTGCTGATGGCCAAGGCCCGCGCACAGGTCGTCCGGCGGGTGCTGGCCATCGCCATGTTGGCGGTTGCCGTGTGGTTCGTCGCCAAGGCCTTCGCCTAG
- a CDS encoding S1/P1 nuclease has protein sequence MRGLAAVLMAVLALIPAPASAWGFYAHQQTARIAEANVTPEVRAKIRALLAREKDLGTPECPLTTLADAAVWADCVRGEGWRWGYTAAWHYRTAPICEAFNPRANCSGGNCVTAQIARAHRVLADESLPAAVRLEALAFMVHFAGDVHMPLHSGDNEDRGGNDREADYGIVPGLNLHWIWDGPLAERAISDPADPVVRRYAPAEREELGGGAPDDWGRESWEIARSFVYPTAFDSDDVCAAPLPEKTALSQEDIARGVPIAKRRVQQAGVRIADLLTSAFAPGPLVVEDDRRR, from the coding sequence ATGAGGGGTCTTGCCGCGGTTCTGATGGCGGTGCTGGCGCTGATCCCAGCGCCCGCGAGCGCCTGGGGCTTCTACGCGCATCAGCAGACCGCGCGCATCGCCGAGGCCAATGTCACGCCCGAAGTGCGCGCCAAGATCCGCGCGCTGCTGGCCCGTGAGAAAGACCTCGGTACGCCGGAATGCCCGCTCACGACCTTGGCTGACGCGGCTGTCTGGGCCGATTGCGTGCGCGGGGAGGGCTGGCGCTGGGGCTACACAGCCGCGTGGCATTACCGCACCGCGCCGATCTGCGAGGCATTCAACCCCCGTGCGAACTGTTCGGGCGGCAATTGCGTCACCGCACAGATCGCCCGCGCGCATCGCGTCCTTGCCGATGAGAGCCTGCCCGCAGCCGTGCGGCTGGAAGCGCTCGCCTTCATGGTCCACTTTGCAGGCGATGTGCATATGCCGCTCCATTCGGGCGATAACGAGGATCGCGGCGGCAATGACCGCGAGGCCGATTATGGGATCGTCCCGGGCCTCAACCTGCACTGGATCTGGGACGGCCCGCTGGCCGAACGTGCGATCAGCGACCCGGCCGATCCGGTGGTGCGGCGCTATGCGCCTGCCGAGCGGGAGGAGCTGGGCGGCGGCGCGCCTGATGACTGGGGCCGCGAAAGCTGGGAGATTGCGCGGAGCTTCGTCTATCCCACGGCCTTCGACAGCGATGACGTCTGCGCAGCGCCCCTGCCGGAGAAGACTGCTCTGAGCCAGGAGGACATCGCGCGCGGCGTGCCGATCGCCAAGCGGCGGGTGCAGCAGGCAGGGGTACGGATCGCCGATCTGCTGACGAGCGCCTTTGCGCCGGGGCCCTTGGTGGTTGAGGACGACAGGCGCCGCTAG
- a CDS encoding glutathione S-transferase family protein — MKLIIGNKNYSSWSLRGWLAVKQSGLHFDELTVPLLGEEWDRMKQDMGEVQPSSGKVPVLWDDDAVVWDSLAILEYCADKVGRERFWPKDEAARGMARAMVAEMHSGYQALRKELPMNIRRRVELPGLSDGAKHDIVRILGLWAEARARHGSAGPYLFGTFGAADIFYAPIVTRFVTYGIGVPGFAQAYMQAIWEHDWMREWITAAEQEEWVIEQWEAAV, encoded by the coding sequence ATGAAACTGATCATCGGTAACAAGAACTACTCAAGCTGGAGCTTGCGCGGCTGGCTCGCGGTCAAGCAATCGGGCCTGCATTTCGACGAACTCACCGTGCCGCTGCTTGGCGAAGAGTGGGATCGGATGAAGCAGGACATGGGCGAGGTGCAGCCGTCCAGCGGCAAGGTGCCAGTGCTGTGGGATGATGACGCGGTGGTGTGGGATAGCCTCGCGATCCTCGAATACTGCGCGGACAAGGTCGGGCGCGAGCGGTTCTGGCCCAAGGATGAAGCCGCGCGCGGCATGGCGCGGGCGATGGTGGCGGAAATGCACTCGGGCTATCAGGCGCTGCGCAAGGAATTGCCGATGAACATCCGCCGCCGGGTGGAGCTTCCCGGCCTGTCGGACGGCGCCAAGCATGACATCGTCCGCATCCTCGGGCTGTGGGCCGAAGCGCGCGCGCGGCATGGCAGCGCGGGGCCATACCTGTTCGGCACCTTCGGCGCGGCGGACATCTTCTACGCTCCCATCGTCACCCGTTTCGTCACCTATGGGATCGGCGTTCCCGGTTTCGCGCAGGCCTATATGCAGGCGATCTGGGAGCATGATTGGATGCGCGAATGGATCACTGCGGCCGAGCAGGAGGAATGGGTGATCGAGCAGTGGGAAGCGGCGGTATGA
- the nth gene encoding endonuclease III: MTKDQIFEFFRRLAEDNPSPQTELEYGNAYQLLVAVALSAQATDVGVNKATRALFAKVETPQQMLDLGEDGLKAHIKTIGLFNSKAKNVIALSQILVDEHGGEVPDTREALVRLPGVGRKTANVVLNCWFGQETFAVDTHIFRLGNRTGMAKGKTPDHVEAKLEKRVPQPFRRDSHHWMILHGRYVCKARTPECWRCKVADLCSFKKKMLEKK; the protein is encoded by the coding sequence ATGACCAAAGACCAGATCTTCGAATTCTTCCGCCGTCTGGCCGAGGATAACCCCTCGCCCCAGACCGAGCTGGAATATGGCAATGCCTATCAGCTCCTCGTCGCCGTGGCATTGAGCGCGCAGGCGACCGATGTCGGGGTGAACAAGGCGACCCGCGCGCTGTTCGCCAAGGTTGAAACGCCGCAGCAGATGCTCGATCTCGGCGAAGATGGCCTGAAGGCGCACATCAAGACCATCGGCCTGTTCAACTCCAAGGCCAAGAACGTGATCGCGCTTTCGCAGATCCTCGTCGATGAACACGGCGGCGAGGTGCCCGATACGCGCGAGGCGCTGGTGCGGCTCCCCGGCGTGGGGCGCAAGACCGCCAATGTGGTGCTCAATTGCTGGTTCGGGCAGGAGACCTTCGCGGTCGACACCCATATCTTCCGCCTCGGCAACCGCACCGGCATGGCCAAGGGCAAGACGCCTGACCATGTCGAAGCCAAGCTCGAAAAGCGCGTCCCCCAGCCCTTCCGCCGCGATTCGCACCACTGGATGATTTTGCACGGACGCTATGTCTGCAAGGCGCGGACGCCCGAGTGCTGGCGCTGTAAGGTGGCCGATCTGTGCAGCTTCAAGAAAAAAATGCTGGAGAAGAAATAG
- a CDS encoding cupin domain-containing protein — MPKLDCAAIPQTNVTGYPPPFDAAVEGRWYRRLGPPAGLTLMGASHVTLLPGAFSSQRHWHRGQDEVVVMLTGEAVLIDDDGETPVGPGDILAFPAGEANGHHLLNRSDSPCVFVAISAGAREDDSGEYSDIDMVFDAEGYAHKDGTRYETQRLP, encoded by the coding sequence ATGCCCAAGCTCGATTGTGCCGCCATTCCCCAGACCAACGTGACCGGCTATCCGCCGCCCTTCGATGCCGCGGTCGAGGGTCGCTGGTATCGCCGCCTCGGCCCGCCAGCGGGACTGACTTTGATGGGGGCGAGCCATGTGACGCTGCTGCCGGGCGCCTTCTCCTCGCAGCGCCACTGGCACCGCGGGCAGGACGAGGTGGTGGTGATGCTAACGGGCGAGGCGGTGCTGATCGACGATGATGGCGAGACCCCGGTCGGGCCGGGCGACATCCTCGCCTTTCCCGCAGGCGAGGCCAACGGGCACCACTTGCTCAACCGATCGGACAGCCCGTGTGTCTTCGTCGCCATCAGCGCCGGCGCGCGCGAGGACGACAGCGGCGAGTACTCCGACATCGACATGGTGTTCGACGCCGAAGGCTACGCCCACAAGGACGGCACCCGTTACGAGACCCAGCGCCTGCCGTGA
- a CDS encoding dicarboxylate/amino acid:cation symporter: MDRKLTLYILAGMVLGVIVGQMLNQMVDAAVIKESIAPWFKLLSDIFLNLIKMLVAPLVLSTIVVGIAHMGDSAALGRIGVRALTWFITASLISIGLGLVLVNLFQPGIGAPIPDVAEAAASVGEVKELKATDFILSIFPKNAVEALATNNILQILVFSIFAGVALSAIGERGKALVKGADALAEMMLQVTGYVMRYAPVAVFGALANVVAASGLAILGTYLTLLVEFYFSLLLLWVILLGAGAVFLGRRIWALIRYIRQPLLIAFSTASSEAALPKLFEQLDRFGVPRRISGFMLPLGYSFNLDGSMMYMSFATLFIAQAYGIDLSIGTQIMILLTLMISSKGIAAVPRASLVVITGTLAMFGLPVEGVAIILAIDQFLDMGRTATNVVGNAVATAVITKWEGMLEVEEPDYVDHPHAPAHTAADGRAGLELDESNFEDGKG, translated from the coding sequence ATGGACCGCAAGCTAACTCTCTATATCCTCGCCGGCATGGTGCTGGGCGTGATCGTCGGCCAGATGCTTAACCAGATGGTCGATGCGGCCGTGATCAAGGAATCGATCGCGCCGTGGTTCAAGCTGCTCAGCGACATCTTCTTGAACCTCATCAAGATGCTGGTCGCGCCGCTGGTGCTGTCAACCATCGTGGTCGGGATCGCGCATATGGGCGATAGCGCAGCACTGGGCCGCATTGGCGTGCGTGCGCTCACCTGGTTCATCACCGCCAGCCTCATCTCGATCGGGCTCGGTCTGGTGCTGGTCAACCTGTTCCAGCCCGGCATCGGCGCACCGATCCCCGACGTCGCGGAAGCCGCCGCTTCGGTAGGCGAGGTCAAGGAGCTGAAGGCGACCGACTTCATCCTCTCAATCTTCCCCAAGAACGCGGTCGAGGCACTGGCGACCAACAATATCCTGCAAATTTTGGTCTTCTCTATCTTTGCAGGCGTGGCGCTTTCGGCAATTGGCGAGCGCGGCAAAGCGCTGGTCAAGGGCGCGGATGCGCTCGCCGAGATGATGCTTCAAGTCACCGGCTATGTGATGCGCTATGCGCCGGTCGCGGTCTTCGGTGCGCTCGCCAACGTGGTGGCGGCAAGCGGGCTGGCGATCCTCGGCACCTATCTGACCCTGCTGGTCGAGTTCTATTTCTCGCTGCTGCTCTTGTGGGTGATTCTGCTCGGCGCGGGGGCGGTGTTCCTCGGACGGCGAATCTGGGCGCTGATCCGTTATATCCGCCAGCCGCTGTTGATCGCCTTTTCGACGGCGTCTTCCGAAGCCGCGCTGCCCAAGCTGTTCGAACAGCTCGACCGCTTCGGCGTGCCACGCCGGATTTCGGGCTTCATGCTGCCGCTGGGGTACTCGTTCAATCTCGATGGCTCGATGATGTACATGAGCTTTGCGACGCTATTCATCGCGCAGGCTTACGGCATCGATCTCAGCATCGGCACGCAGATCATGATCCTGCTGACGCTGATGATCTCGTCCAAGGGCATCGCTGCTGTCCCGCGCGCGTCGCTGGTGGTGATCACCGGAACGCTGGCGATGTTCGGCCTGCCGGTCGAGGGCGTCGCGATCATCCTCGCGATTGACCAATTCCTCGACATGGGCCGCACCGCCACCAACGTGGTCGGCAACGCGGTCGCGACGGCGGTGATCACCAAGTGGGAAGGGATGTTGGAGGTGGAAGAGCCGGACTACGTCGACCACCCCCACGCGCCCGCCCATACCGCCGCCGATGGGCGCGCAGGGCTGGAACTGGACGAGAGCAATTTTGAGGATGGGAAGGGCTGA